The sequence GTTCAAGCGAGGCCAGGGCGCGGCAGCCCATGCGGTGGAAGCCCAGCTTGGCCCGTCTGCCAGGTCGGCTCAAGGGGAGCTGAGTCGTGGCCCATGCGGTTGAGCAATTCTCGTCACTCTCTGGAACAGCAAGATTATTTCATTTATAACTTTAGATCCGGAAGTCTGATCGACCTGATTCCAGTTGGGTTTGATTCATAATCGTATCTAGTTCAGTCTGTGAAATTTTGATATCGATCGGAGTTACGGATTTTGCTCAGCAACGTTTTTATTAACGTAACAACAATCTGTCCAGATTTATAAACGTGTATTAAATTGGTCTTGTGATTTGGAGGTGTTATAattatttttaagcttcggcaatCATTCACCTCCTCTGATTGCCCACAGGAGGATATGGTTTTTATGATTCATCAAATCGCAAAGGTCTGAATACAACGGACATTAGCTGACTACCTTATTTCCTAAAAGAATGTAAACCATGTCTTCCGAGAAAGTCAAATATTCTACATTTTAACTAAATATATGTAAAAATATATTGATGTATAATAATTGTCATTAGACTAATCAAAGCATATATTTTTATAATAAACCTAATTGAAGATACGAAGGTAGCTATTGTCTTCTATAAAACCAGTCAAGATTTATGTTTCTTTTGGGATGGATGGAATATTATATAAACTGAACTCCCATGACCATTATATAGTTAGAAGGTAATGCACAACATGTGCCCACTGATGGGATTAACAACATTGCTCTACCATCACTCCATCAGTCCACCTTATGTAGCCACAAAAACCACCCTATGCGGCTATAAAGGAAGCTCATCTCTTCCCTTATCAAGACTTTATATAATTACTATACCAAACTTGGCATTCAAGGAAGTCCCTTTTTCCAAAGAAAGAACAAAAGGAGAAAGAGAAGAGGAAAAGGGCAAAAGATATATTCTAGTTGGGGCTCTTTTGAACATAATTCTAGCAGTACACTAGTTGGTGTCATCTTTTCTCTCTTCCTCATTATAGATGTCCAAATGGGCAACCCGACATGGGTACAGCTTAAGCCCGCTTAGTCCCAATATGAACAGTGCCGAGATAGGCACGACCTGTTTTGGCCCCGATCCGTGCCATGTCGGCCCATGTGTCCATCCAGGAGCTCAGACATGACACAAATAGACTTAGAATGGGCTGGACCGACTCGATGGCATGCATGCATGGGTGGACCGTGCCACCCACTAGGCCGACCTGAGGAGGAGTATTATCCCCTCCACCGATATGTAGGACATGACCTCCACGTCCTGTGGCAGATCCGTGGCATTGGCGTCGATGGGCGAATTGTCCTGCCATGACAGCAGCATCTCCCACACCCACAACGTCTGTCGCATCTGCGGTGTCGGTCAGGTGTCCTGAAGGGGCATCGTCGGAGCCTTCACCGGCGGTGGACCCTTTTGCATAGAGGATGCCCTTTGTCCGGGCGCGCTCTTCCTGGTGAGTAGTGTTTTTTTCCATTCCTCTCTGCCATTGTTTCTGGGTCCTTACCCGCCATTCCTTTAGTTTGTATGTATCACACAAAACGATGAAGGACGCGGCTCGTGCTGCGAGGGAAGGCACTTTTCCTTCATCGGCGCCCGCGCCGTTGGTGCCGATGGCATATCCGAGTGGCACGGTCGCGCTGAGCCACTCGGGGGAAGTTGTGTCAACGGTCGTGCCACCATCATGATCGGAGGGCCTACAGGCCAGGCGATGCTTCTGTGGTGGGCGCGCTCGGTGCCTTGCTGCCTCCACCTCCCTTAGGTTCCTTGTCCCTGAGTGCGGTGAAGGCGAGCCACTTGGGAGAGGTCGAGGTGGCGAGAGTGTCATTGTGCCTTGATGTCCCTTCAAGCGAGCCCGGTGGCGCCCTTGCGTCGGCGGTTTTGCCACCTCTGCCACCCCGACTCCTCCACCTCCGAGTGCGAAGAGGGTGGCTCTCGCGATGCTACTGGCCCCTACAGTTGGGACCACTTTGGAGTAGTGCTCCGACGATCTCTGTCCTCCTCTCGAGGTGACCAGAGCAAGAGAGGTCGAAGTAGAGGAGTGGGGGATCGTCAAGAAGGCTTACACATTGGCTTCCTAGATCTCATGGGTTATCGATGTGCCCATGCCGCCATTGAGGAGGTGGCATCGATTGCTTGCTCGACGATCACAAGTCAGATGCTTCCTGTTGGGAGCCTAGCTTACTGAAGATCCTCAAAATGCCTTTACCTTGCTATATGCAAATGTGTTTCGGGTATGCGGTAAAGAGCGGACAAAGTTGGGCTTTGACCGAAGCAATGAATAGAAGAGATTTGTCTGTATATATGCGCGGCAAGGACGTCGGTCGAAGGTTGCTGGCTTCGACGTAAAGAAAGGATCAAGCGTGAGGTAGCAAAGGGGGAGAAGCAAAAGTCTTATGAGACAAGAAAGAAAGGGAAAAGGCAATATTACCCCTGTACTATTTGTTAATCATATTTGTAAGCTTCGTGGGCATGCATGTAATTTCATGAGTGATTGTTCGtcttccctataaatagatgaacaattccGTGTAAAAATTCACCTTTTTGAAGGTCCTTAGCTTCGTTCCACTTAGCCTTCGAAGTATCTTCAAGCTATCTTGCACAAAGAagccgaaggtatgtttgtaaACTTATTTAATATGAAGGGAAATGGAATGAAAGTGCTAAGGCATAAGAGATGAGTTTTTGCACTTTGTCATCTATCACCCTGTGGTTTGATATTCTTTCATTCACAGTTCCTCTTAAGAACCTTCATCCTCAAGGTCTTACTTCGAAGAAGTAACAACATGTGGACGAAGGTTCATATttctaacttgtgttgcctttTTTGATACCTTTATCAatcgaaaacaagtgaccaacattggtgcccaccgtcGGTGATTCCATGACCACAACAACTTACATCATGCCACCAAAGTAGGCAACGTCAACCAGCTCTATCCTCAGGACCTTGGACCCCAATCAAGGGGACGATGTTCTCCTCAGGGAGGCAAGAAACCAAAAGAGGAAGGTCATTAGCCCAGAACCACATGATGAGGAGCTTGATCAAGAGATCAATAACCTCGAAGTAATCCACTAGCAAATGGAGAGGCAcagggagaagatgcttcgtctttctGAGCTTCAGAAAAAAGATTGACGAAGCAGCTGAATAGATGCGCAATATTGAAGCGCAAGATCAATACAATTACAAGGATCAAAACTATGAGGGTCATAATCATGACAATATTTGTCATGAGTCATTCAACTTCCAAGATTTCATTTATGACGAAGCTTCACCACTAACACCAGAGCTGTAGGCGACACCCTGTCCACCATTGTATAGACCTCCTACactaccaacgtttgatggtctaactgacccaaagcagtttctcatgtgctacgaagctaccatatcttcatatggtggtaaCTCAGCAGTAATGGTGAATTCCTTCATCATGGCGGTCAGGAATGTGGCCTAGAATTGGTATTCATCGCTTCAGCCAAGGACTGTCACTTTGTGGAAGAAGCTAAAAGAAAATCTTGTAACTACCTGATAGGGTTTCTAGTCAAAGCTTGTTACTGCTCAAGCCCTGTTTCAGTGCACTTAGGATCCGGATGTATACCTTCGGTCATTCATCCGAAGGTTCCTTCGTCTATGGGCTCAAGCACTAGCAGTTCAAGATGACATAGTCATTGAAGTCATGGTCAAGGGGCTCAGGCCAGGGTCAGCAGCCCAGTACTTTGCAAATAAGCCTCCACATTCTCTTGAGAAGTTGTTGCAAGAGTACATAAGGGCCAACAACgacttctgccaaagaagggaggagttaCAAAGATACACCGAAGCCGCCAGGGGCTTTGGCCAAAGATTTCATCCAAGGCATGTCCAAAGCATCCATAACCCGGTGCAGAGTGAAGAAAATATGGTCCAGTCTTATGGTCAATCAGGACAGCAACAAGCAGTCTCTTAGCAGCAACCTTCTCATAGCACATTCCGACCGCCTGCTGTGAGAGGGGGAAGGGGAGGCCGAACTTTTGGAGGCAGGTTCAATGCACCCCCAAGAAAACATTTTGTTTGTTTTGTGGTGACGACAAAGGCCACACAACAAGAACCTATCACCATACAATCAACAAGTAAAAAGAGCTTCCTTTGTCAGCCACTCAACCTTCCCAGTAAAAAGAGCATTTGAATTGTTGAAGTTGTGGATAATATGGGTTAGTTAATGTGGAGCTTCAGTCCAATATCTACACTTATAGGTTTTATTGAAGTGAAGTGATAGTTCACTGTTGTGCAGCATTAGCTAAACAACTATTTATTATTGGTAAAAAATTCACAACATCTGAAGTTGTGATGTAATTTGAGAATGCTAACAAATTAAAGTGTTAGAAACTCATGAACAAACTTGGGACCAAGAGTTAATCAAGATTGCTTAGGTACCATTTATTAATATTCAAACACAATCATTATATATACACACTATTCCTATAATCTTTATTATTCGATTGTGATATATCTTTATTTACTAATTAATTACACACTTTTAAATCCATGTTCATAGTTTTCCCTCTTTGTATCTGACCTCCTTGTGTTTGGTTGAAACCTTAGGTCGAGCTATATGTTCATTGTGGAAATATATAGATCTCTACTTGGTTGTCATGATGACACAAATTCCTAGAGAGTATCAATATTTTCTTGGCTGGATTTGTTCCAACAGAAAATCTTCCCGAGATGAATCTCTTACATTTAAGATAACATATCTGCATGCTACTTGAGCTCCTTATCCTATCTTTAAACTTTGCTTTGCATTACTGTTGTACTTCTAGATTGTGGAGACTCAAGAAAACACTAAGGATATTGAGACGTATCAGCGGTATAAGTACCCAACTGTGAGCAAACATAGGGAAATTTCAAGCTTACTGTTGTTCAGGGGAATTTATGATTCCTGGATTGGTGTTATGCTCGGTGAAAATGGGTTAGGGAAAACTACATTCATCAGAATGTTGGTAATGACATCCGTCCTGGCCTTCCTCTTTATACAACCTTTTTATGCTCATAGTCATATTTGCCCCCATTTCCCTACCCTTGATATGGTTAGGATTTTAAGTATTGTgagcatcttgtgttgccttatgTGCAGTATCAGGAAGTTGTTTCTACCTCATATACTGTAAAGACCATTCTTGTTATTTGGCATGCATATATCACTAAATTTGTTGTTTATAGGCTACATTGTTTTATTCACTATACAATATGGTTTCAAATGTTCTTATGTGTATCGGGCGCTACTTTTTCTAGTTACGTAGTTCTAGTTATCTATGAAACATCATGAAATACTCTTTATTCTATTTACTAGAACATCTGTACATGTGTATCTTCTTGAAAAAATAGAGGAAAAAATGTTTTTAGACCAGCTTGACCATTTTGTGTATAGTCCAGAAGGGGGCATAGCAGAAAGGCTACACTTTTAAACTTAAGAACTCATGTGAAAACATGCTACATGCTTGTTGATATTATCACCACAATTTCAATTTGCAATGCAACGACTTATATTTACTTTTCATGTGCATACGATCAGGATATTTATGTGATGACAACAATAGTGACAACACTAAATACACTAAGGTTGTTGGTGATGTATCCCAAGATGATATCTCTAGTAGCTTTGATTCCTAAGGTCTCTTACAGGCAAAACTATATAGAATGTTTGGAAAAATTGGTCTTATCTTAAGTTTTAAATTTATTTTGCTAGGGAAAATGGTTGCTTCTCTTTTGTCTTCTAGAGCAAATCCAAGTTTGGTTGCAGATACTACTCATGATGTCCTTGGTGGACAAACTGCTAGTGATCTGGTTGCATGACAAGGTTATCATGGCTTAGCTACATATCTTTGTGAGAAAGGGTTGACTGCTCATTCTAAGGCTATGTCACTGTCCAAGGATAAGCGACCAACATCAAGAATAGAGTCATCAAAACAAAATACCAAGGAATTTGATAAACATAGTGAACAAGATTTGTTCTTATGGGTAGCTTTAATAGCCTACCGTAGTGATGCTGGTGCTACCAACATTCAAGCCACACTCATGGAGTTGCTAGCAACATACAAGATCCTAACAACCATTCTCTATGTAGGTTGAAATGATCAATAGATGAATTTGTAGATTTGGATGCACAATAGATGGGATCCAGAAGCAATGAATTCCAAGAATATTTCTTATTCATAGTTACATTTCATTTCCACTTTTATAGACTTGTATTATATACTTGCTACATTTATTCCCTAGAATCGTATTATTGTGTAAATATACAATTATATTTTGTGAACAAGTGCTATGTTTTTTTACCTTCCTCCAATCAATGTAAGTACCCATGTTCACTAAAAGTTGTGAATTTTGAGTTTTGTGAATTTTGTGGTTGTGCAATATGTCATGACCCCTTTAAATTTCATGTCACTATTATATGCTATGTGAAATTGAAAAATAACTTTTTTATTTCAAAGTTGAATGTGTTACCATAGGTAAAACATGTGTTACAAACAACATCACTACATGAAAAATAGGAAAAACGCCAGTAACAATAAGAACGTCGGGGCCGACGTTCTTATACAGGGTAAGAACATCGGTTTTTACAAGCCGACGTTCTTAAGTTAAGAATATGTATATGTGGATCATCTACACAGGACGAGGAGATGCAACAACTGCGAAAAGAGATGGAACAAATGCGACAACATATGCAAATGATGCAATCTCAGAATATGTATATGTGGATGCATCAACAGGTAATAACTTGACTTAAATTTAGTTATTTGTCAGTCTTTCCAAATGATTCTAAATGCACAATTGGTAATCTATTTGCTTGCAGACGTACGGTAGTGGAGTACCTCAGCAAGGCGTTACTCCCACTCCGCCAGCGAACCCCTTGTCTTCGCATGGTGATGCATCACAGGTAAACTTGTGCAACTTTATCAAGTTAGAGTTCTTAATCTTAAACATGACACTTATTCTCTTGTTACAAGGATCTGGGACAGGTCCCCACAACCAAATGACGCGCCCAATTATGTCGTGGGTATATGCTCCGTAGATGCTGCCTTAGATGACTCCGCAGATGCTGCCTCAGATGCCACCTCAGATGCCAATGCAGATGCTGTCTCAGATGCCAATGCTGATGTTGTTGCCACAGGTGATGTGGGTATATTCTCCTATGGGGCTGTCAAAATGCCTTGGGGATATGCTCCATGACCGACATAGCCACCTCCATTCACCTGGAGTGGTAGCTAAGTCCACTTTTAGCTTTACTTAACTAAAATGTAGTAAATCAAGCTAAATCTATACGGTAATATATGTACCACATCTTTTGTAGGGTTCAGGTTCGCGTCCTACTCTGGACGACGGTACGAACTTTGTCGACCAGATCTTCAACCCGACCGACGACCCACCTCAAACTTGACGGACTTGTAGACTTTTTATTTAATGTTTGGACATGTTTATGCGATGTTTGGACTTGTGCCATATAGGCTTATGGATGATTATGCATGTTTGTGAActtgtgtttgatacttgtgttTTGGACCATTGTGTGTATATATGTATGAATGTTTTAAAATATAAACCCTGTTCTGGAGGCTTCCCATCCGGAGAGGGAGCCAGAACAGGGTTtatgtttttttaaaaaatactAAGAACATAGGCCAAACAACGTTCTTAAGGCCACATTAGTTAGGTTTGTCGGCCCACCGATGTACTTAAAGCCACATGGCTCGCCCACGCAGCCTCGATCGGGCGCCACATGGTACATTAAGTACGTCAGTAGGCCGACGTATTTAACGACACATGGCTCGCGCATGCAGCCTCGGCCGCACGCCATGTGGTACTTTAAGTACGTCGGTAGGCCGATGTAGTTAATGACACGTGGCTCGTCCATGGAGCCTCGGACGGGCACCACATGGCTTGTAGTTAAGAACATCGGCCCCTcggtaccgacgttcttaactAGTTAACTACGTTGGCATTTGCCGGGCAGATGTACTTAAGTTAAGAACGTCGACCCCGATGTTCTTAGTTGTTTAAGTACATCAACTACTGTACGTCGGTAAACCGACGTTCTTATGTTAAGAACGTTAGCCTATTAGAGTAAGAACGTCAGTTCCTGGCCGACGCTTTTTCCTGTTTTTCATGTAGTGCATGTTCCTAAAATTCAAATGTATGTTGTCATAAAGTGCTGGTATTGTAATGAaaaggtgttactataactaaaaagtGTTACTCTAGAGAAATATTGTAACACTAAAAATGTTTCAATAAATAAGGAATTGTGTTACAGAGTAGTAACTCCTTTTTATAAAAAAGAAAGTATATCTTATGTTCCAATAGATTAGATACTAATAACATTGGATATAGTAACACAAACAATATGTGTTACTAGGATAACTAGTAACATCTTTAGTTAAATATAGTAACACATGTTGGTGATACTAAAACTATTTTGTGTAGTAGTGTATTAAGGTAACCACCTCAGTTAATACATTAACCGAGATGGCTACCTTTATGCAATTGCCTTTGTCAATAGAGTATTAATTGAGGAAGTGTTGTTACAACGATTGTCTCCGTTAATGGGTGATCAATGGAGGTAGTCGTCCTTATGATGCCCACCTCCGTTAATCACTTCCTATAAATGCATTCTCCAACCACTCTGATTGTTGGGGGgctttcgtctttcgaaggtcctaaaaacacgGTTAACCACTATTTCCTGATactgttgagcaccaaaatagaCGGGCGGATGGTCCGACcctgaggccagacggtccgtgGTTCGGACGGTTCGCACTGGTGGCGCAGACGGTTCGCACACGCGTAGAActagttagggttccgagtttcttatgagatttgttagctaaatctatgggattaactcgggaaaagGCTTGTAATGGGTCTAGACCTCCCCTATATATATGgagggctacgaccgattgaaaGATGAACAATCGATCAAATAATCAATATACATCTAGTTCTTTACCTTTTGCCTTAGGAGTACACAGTAAATTAGATTCCTCTCTCtaaatcttcacctctctccgattctacgtcgattagaggcatCTTGGGTGGCCTGTCGATCCCAAGACAAAGCCTAGGATCTCTCCTACCTAACGAGGTCCCTCCTgggagcgagattcaggcgcTGCTGGTgaactccgccgcccctgcgcacgtgtGCCCCTACGCATGTTGCTACAATGGGTAGGAGATGATATAGAACAAGTGCATGTTGATGCATCGGTTTGCATCGTCGTGGCTGATGCCCCTGTACTTTGGACCTATGAGACTgccacatgtctcacaggagtagacttttctgattattagttcataagtatagataaaaaggtttcattcctgtaatgctagagccgatggagaatcgactGAATCttgtttaaatgatgagtacacccATAAGGAACATGTCCCAAGTCGTGAACTTTTTGGCCCTGAGGCCAGACGGTCCAAGGAAAGGCAAGCAGATTCTTAGGGATCAGCCGAGGTCATGGACAATCCGGCCCTTGAAGCCTGACGGTCCGGTCTTTCACAGGACAGTTCAGCACTTAAGGCCGGGCAGTTGCTGCAGCACGAATCCattatcgcggacggtccggctttCGAGACCAAACGATTCACAACCACGCAGAGACTGCCTAATTCCTCTAAGGGAGGCATAATAAAGGAATTCAGGGATCTCGACAAGTTATGACAAGGGTTTACATTGGtcaatcctttggaggagatcaacataggagatggtaaaactccaaggccgacttttgtaaacaagaccctagagaccgatcctagagatgacaTGATCGGTCTATTAAAAGAATATTCTGATTGCTTTTCTTGGAATTACACTAAGATGCTAGAATTAAGCCAAGAGatagtagagcatcggctgcctattaagttcggtttcagacctttcaagcagaaacccAGAACATTTCGTCGAGACTTACTCCCATGAATAAAGGACGAAATTCAcaggctgctagaagctaattttattagaccttgcagatatgcAGAGTGGATCTCAAATATCGTGCCGATGGAAAAGAAAGAATCAGGTAAGctaagagtatgcattgatttccgcaatttaaatagagcaactcctaaagatgaatatcctatGCCCATAGTCGACACATTGATTAATAATGCATcaagaaatagaattattagctttcttgatggtaatgccggatataatcagatttttatgGCCAAAGAAGATGTgtctaaaacgacctttatatgtccaggcttcattggtttatttaattgggttgtcatgacatttggtctgaaaaatgctagcgctacttatcagagggttgTGAATTTGATTTTTCACGAGCAATTGGGAAACATTGTGGAAGTTTACATCAATGATATTATAGTCAAATCGGccaagtttagttctcatatagctgatttgtgcaaagcctttgataaaatgcgtcggtatggtctAAAGATGAACCCAcgcaaatgtgcttttggagagtCGACTTTTAAGTTCTTAGTATTTATtattcatgaacatggtatagagatagaccctgaccgaattaaaTCCATTCAGAATGTGGGATCTCCGACCTATTAGCTTGAAATGCAGAAGTTCCTCGGCAAGgttaattatttacgaaggtttatttctaatctAGCCGGGAAGACCGATGCCTTCACTCAtatccttcggcttaaaaatGATGTCGAA is a genomic window of Zea mays cultivar B73 chromosome 5, Zm-B73-REFERENCE-NAM-5.0, whole genome shotgun sequence containing:
- the LOC100383909 gene encoding uncharacterized protein LOC100383909 — encoded protein: MSLQASPVAPLRRRFCHLCHPDSSTSECEEGGSRDATGPYSWDHFGVVLRRSLSSSRGDQSKRGRSRGVGDRQEGLHIGFLDLMGYRCAHAAIEEVASIACSTITSQMLPVGSLAY